A genome region from Thermoanaerobacterium xylanolyticum LX-11 includes the following:
- a CDS encoding response regulator: MIKILIADDEQIVVDSVKFVIDNNCDDVEVVDFAKSGREAIEKANMLKPDVVFMDIRMPGIDGIEAIKRIKESHNDIEFVIITAYDYFNYAKEAINLDVVDYLLKPLNKNKVIDTVKKVKRLVEKKREDMAKELEMKEKMTAILPYIENEMIYSLSSSNFKQEDIDFYGNIFNIKLDMGFAVVVLIDKDSTDSDIFMGNVKVHEKLMHLKEYIKSLRDCLATILLDRIIVYVPTVAYDDLYIIKNDSISFCEMILKEMRNIEIGVRIGIGRPYETAYFSKSYDEALFAIKTGSDAITHFDDIKLSETKELDLNYDTAELVENIISNSIDGALINVNSIFKKLQHNYEDSIEMIKSKVFSLLIEVMTKINTYCDVTSVLEENLIIDILKADEIDSLKGMFSKFVSNVITKLHKNREKYYTGLIAKAIDYINENYHKDIKLYDVAQMLSISYHYFSKMFKEETNCNFVDYITRVRIEKAKEFLQDETTSVKEVCFKVGYNDPNYFSRIFRKETGMTPTDYKNRVSKGGVAFES; encoded by the coding sequence ATGATAAAAATACTTATAGCAGATGACGAGCAGATAGTGGTGGATTCTGTAAAATTTGTCATTGATAATAACTGTGATGATGTGGAAGTTGTAGATTTTGCAAAATCGGGAAGAGAAGCCATAGAAAAAGCTAATATGTTAAAACCTGATGTTGTATTCATGGACATAAGAATGCCTGGCATAGATGGCATAGAGGCAATTAAGAGAATTAAGGAAAGCCACAATGATATAGAGTTTGTCATAATCACAGCTTATGATTATTTCAACTATGCAAAAGAGGCAATAAACCTGGATGTAGTAGACTACCTTTTAAAACCGCTAAATAAAAACAAGGTCATAGATACAGTCAAAAAAGTCAAAAGATTGGTAGAAAAAAAGCGCGAAGATATGGCAAAAGAATTAGAAATGAAGGAAAAAATGACAGCGATACTGCCATATATTGAAAATGAAATGATATATTCCTTATCATCGTCTAATTTTAAACAGGAAGATATTGATTTTTATGGAAATATATTTAATATTAAATTGGATATGGGTTTTGCCGTGGTCGTTTTGATTGATAAAGACAGTACAGATTCGGATATCTTTATGGGAAATGTTAAAGTGCACGAAAAGCTGATGCACCTTAAAGAATATATAAAAAGTTTAAGAGATTGCCTTGCAACTATTTTGCTTGACAGGATAATAGTCTATGTTCCTACAGTAGCTTATGATGATCTATATATAATTAAAAATGATTCAATTAGCTTTTGCGAAATGATTTTAAAAGAGATGAGAAACATCGAGATAGGAGTCAGAATAGGCATAGGCAGACCGTATGAGACAGCTTATTTTTCGAAGTCATATGATGAAGCTTTATTTGCCATAAAGACAGGTTCTGACGCTATAACACATTTTGATGACATTAAGTTATCTGAAACAAAAGAACTTGATTTAAATTATGATACGGCTGAGCTTGTAGAAAATATCATATCCAATAGCATTGACGGAGCTTTAATTAATGTCAACAGTATTTTTAAAAAATTGCAACATAATTATGAAGATAGTATAGAAATGATTAAATCGAAGGTATTTAGCCTTCTTATTGAAGTTATGACTAAAATCAACACGTACTGTGATGTTACGTCAGTATTAGAAGAAAATTTGATTATTGATATTTTAAAGGCCGACGAAATAGATAGCCTAAAAGGCATGTTTTCAAAATTTGTATCAAACGTTATAACGAAATTGCACAAAAATAGGGAGAAATACTACACAGGACTTATTGCAAAGGCTATTGATTATATAAATGAAAATTACCATAAAGATATAAAACTTTACGATGTGGCCCAGATGCTAAGCATAAGCTATCACTATTTCAGCAAGATGTTTAAAGAAGAGACAAATTGCAATTTTGTTGATTACATCACTCGAGTAAGAATAGAAAAGGCGAAAGAGTTTTTGCAGGACGAAACCACAAGTGTAAAGGAGGTTTGCTTTAAGGTAGGATACAATGATCCTAACTATTTTAGCAGGATATTTAGAAAGGAGACAGGCATGACTCCTACAGATTACAAAAATAGAGTATCAAAAGGAGGTGTTGCGTTTGAAAGTTAA
- a CDS encoding sensor histidine kinase, producing MVNKSLFQFKGIRRKIFAHLLITTLIMGITSIYSYYNAKIVIDRLKSIFTDYVYLNSLNNDINSLETEVENYLSTKSSDSLLNYYTISNKLNNSAEDMMSISAYDNDSLMQKDIGNMIISLLSETDKAVNAKRGRISSEYIEYFTRANKINDYIKLYINNLMYNKLQEGTIKYNKISKNMVFISFLNIFLIAISVVLNIVLGIIYTYRITKPISELSDTALRISKGDFDIDPIKIKTDDEVNILADAFNNMVTNIKNYIDEIKMQAKVEKRLKEQEMQNLKMKNILRESELKALQSQINPHFLFNTLNAASQIAMMEGAEKSSEFIEKVADLFRYNLRKLDKPVTLKEEIDNVFNYMYILKTRFGDKVEFQADIDEKLLDVKVPCTIVQPVVENAFIHGIEDMEGDGHIKIEIKRVGDSIHIDVIDNGMGMSKESIDKILAADDPDNDENKHVTGIGMHNVINRLRLYYNKPNISDVIEIESRIGYGTRVTLKIPDGRGSAA from the coding sequence ATGGTGAATAAGAGTTTATTTCAGTTTAAAGGAATAAGAAGAAAAATATTTGCACATCTTTTGATAACTACACTTATTATGGGGATTACAAGCATATACTCTTATTATAATGCGAAAATTGTAATAGACAGGTTAAAGTCTATTTTTACTGATTATGTGTACTTAAACAGTCTAAATAACGACATAAATTCTCTGGAGACAGAAGTTGAGAACTATCTTTCCACAAAATCTTCCGATTCGCTTCTAAATTATTATACCATTAGCAACAAGCTAAACAATAGTGCTGAAGACATGATGAGCATATCAGCATATGATAATGACAGCCTCATGCAAAAGGACATTGGCAATATGATAATAAGCCTTCTATCTGAGACAGATAAAGCTGTAAATGCCAAGAGAGGCAGAATAAGCAGCGAATATATAGAGTATTTCACAAGAGCTAATAAAATAAATGATTATATAAAATTGTACATCAATAATTTAATGTACAATAAACTTCAGGAAGGTACAATAAAATACAACAAAATATCTAAGAATATGGTTTTTATAAGCTTTTTAAATATTTTTCTGATAGCTATATCTGTGGTTTTAAATATCGTGTTGGGAATTATATACACTTATAGGATAACAAAGCCGATTTCAGAGTTATCTGACACAGCATTGAGGATTTCAAAAGGGGATTTTGACATAGATCCAATTAAAATAAAGACAGATGATGAAGTTAATATCTTGGCTGATGCTTTTAACAATATGGTTACTAACATTAAAAATTATATAGATGAGATAAAAATGCAGGCTAAAGTAGAAAAGCGTCTTAAAGAACAAGAGATGCAGAACCTTAAGATGAAAAATATCTTGAGAGAATCGGAATTAAAGGCACTTCAGTCCCAGATAAATCCACATTTTTTATTTAATACTTTAAACGCAGCATCACAAATTGCTATGATGGAAGGCGCAGAAAAATCATCTGAATTTATAGAAAAGGTGGCGGATCTTTTCAGGTACAATCTCAGAAAACTTGATAAACCAGTTACGCTGAAAGAAGAAATAGACAATGTGTTTAATTACATGTACATTCTAAAGACAAGATTTGGCGATAAGGTGGAATTTCAGGCGGACATAGATGAGAAACTTTTAGATGTAAAAGTGCCTTGTACAATTGTTCAGCCTGTTGTTGAAAATGCATTCATTCATGGTATAGAAGACATGGAGGGAGATGGCCATATAAAGATAGAGATTAAAAGAGTAGGAGATAGTATTCATATTGATGTCATAGACAACGGTATGGGAATGTCTAAGGAAAGTATTGATAAGATTTTGGCTGCGGATGATCCTGACAACGATGAGAATAAGCATGTCACAGGCATTGGAATGCACAATGTGATAAACCGCTTAAGGCTATACTACAATAAGCCCAATATAAGTGATGTCATAGAGATAGAAAGCCGCATAGGATATGGAACAAGGGTGACTTTAAAGATTCCTGATGGAAGGGGTAGTGCAGCATGA